GCCGGAACCGTCACAGGAATTCATGCAAGCACGCTTGATTGTTTCTCGCGCCCCTGCCATGCTCCCCCCATGGCCGACCCGACGCCCGTCATCGACGACCTGTGCGCCGAGACCGATGAACTCGACCGACTGGTAGCGGAGTTGAGGCCGGAGCAGTGGTCCCTCGCCACCCCCGCTCCCGGCTGGACCGTCGCCCACCAGATCGCCCATCTGCACTGGACCGACCGCTCGGCCCTGGTCGCCGTCACCGACCCGGACGCCTTTCAGACGCTGGTCGAAAAGGCTCTCGCCGCCCCCGACTCGTTCGTGGACGAGGGCGCCGAGGAGGGCGCCCGGCGCCCGCCCGCCGAGCTGCTGCGGGCCTGGCGCGAGGGGCGCGCCGCCCTCGACCGGGCCCTGCGCGGCGCCCCGCCCGGCGCCCGTTTCCCCTGGTACGGCCCGCCCATGTCGGCCGCCTCCATGGCCACCGCCCGCCTGATGGAGACCTGGGCCCACGGCCTGGACGTCGCCGAGGCCCTCGGTGTGGTCCGCCCACCCACCGACCGGCTCAGGCATGTGGCCCGACTGGGGGTGCGGACACGCGACTTCGCGTACACGGTGCACGGCCTCACCCCGCCCGCCGAGGAGTTCCGGGTGGAACTGACGTCTCCCACCGGCGAGTTGTGGGCCTACGGTCCCGAGAGCGCCCACCAGCGCGTCACCGGACCCGCCCTCGACTTCTGTCTCCTCGTCACTCAGCGCGCCCACCGCGCCGACCTCGCCCTGACCGCCGTCGGCCCGGACGCCGGCCGCTGGCTGGACATCGCACAGGCCTTCGCGGGCCCGCCCGGCGGCGGCCGGCCGCCGAAGGGGGCGGAGCGGTGAACCCCCTGCGCATAGGCAACTTCTCCGGCTTCTACGGCGACCGCGCGGGCGCCCTGCGCGAGATGCTCACCGGCGGCGAGGTCGACGTCCTCACCGGCGACTACCTCGCCGAGCTCACCATGCTGATCCTCGCCCGCGACCGGCTGAAGGACCCCGGCGCCGGTTACGCCCGCACCTTCCCGCGCCAGCTGGAGGACTGCCTCGGCCTCGCCCACGACCGCGGGGTGCGGATCGTCACCAATGCGGGCGGGCTCAACCCCGCCGGACTGGCGTCGGACATAAGGGCGTTGGCCGGCCGGCTCAGGATTCCGGCCAGGGTCGCGCACGTCGAGGGCGACGACCTCACCGCCTCCCACCCCGGCGCCCTCGCCGCCCACGCCTACCTCGGAGGCTTCGGCATCGCGGAGTGCCTGCGGGCCGGCGCGGACATCGTCGTCACCGGGCGCGTGACCGACGCCGCCCTCGTCACCGGGCCCGCCGCCGCCCACTTCGGCTGGGGGCCCAGGGAGTACGACCGGCTCGCGGGGGCCGTCGTCGCCGGACATGTGCTGGAGTGCGGGACCCAGGCCACCGGCGGCAACTACGCGTTCTTCCGGGAGGGCGACGTGCGCCGGCCCGGGTTCCCGCTCGCCGAGATCCACGCCGACGGCGGCAGCGTCATCACCAAGCACCCCGGCAGCGGCGGGTTCGTCGACACCGGCACGGTCACCGCGCAGCTGCTGTACGAGACGTCGGGCGGCCGGTACGCCGGGCCCGATGTCACCGCCCGGCTGGACACCGTACGGCTCAGCCAGGACGGGCCGGACCGGGTGCGGATCGGCGGCGTGCGGGGCGAGGCGCCGCCGCCGACGCTGAAGGTCGGGCTCAACCGGCTCGGCGGCTTCCGCAACGAGGTCGTCTTCGTCCTCACCGGCCTCGACATCGAGGCCAAGGCCGGCCTGGTGCGGGAGCAGCTGTCCGACGCGCTCGCCAAGTCGCCGCCCGCCGAGGTGCGCTGGGAACTGGTGCGCACCGACCGGGCCGACGCCGGCACCGAGGAGACCGCCAGCGCCCTGCTGCGGCTCGTCGTACGGGACCCCGACGAACGGGTCGTCGGGCGGGCGCTGAGTGGGGCCGCCGTGGAACTGGCACTGGCCAGCTACCCCGGCTTCCATGTGCTCTCCCCACCGGGAAAGGGCTCCCCTTATGGGGTCTTCGAGGATGTGTACGTCCCCCATGGCGCCGTGGACCATGTGGCGGTCCTCCACGACGGACGCCGTGTCCCGGTGGCACCGCCCCAGGAGACCCGGCCCCTGGACGCCGTACCGGAACCCGCCCTCCCGGATCCCCTTCCGCCGGGGCCGGCCCGCCGGGCGCCCCTCGGCCTGGTCGCCGGAGCCCGCAGCGGGGACAAGGGCGGGAACGCGAACGTCGGCGTGTGGGTCCGCACCGACGAGGCGTGGCGGTGGCTCGCGCACGAGCTGACCGCCGAACGGTTCCGGCAGCTGATCCCGGAGAGCCGGGACCTGCCCGTCACCCGGCATCTGCTGCCGAACCTGCGCGCGGTCAACTTCGTCGTCGAGGGCATCCTCGGCGCGGGCGTCGCCGCGCAGGCCCGCTTCGACCCGCAGGCCAAGGCCCTCGGCGAATGGCTGCGCTCGCGCCACCTGGACATCCCGGAGGTTCTGCTGTGACGGTCCTGCACACCTCCCTGGACACCGCGAGCCCCGACTACCGCGCCAACCGCGACGCCATGCTCGACAAGCTCGCCGCACTCGACGCCGAGCACGCCAAGGCCCTCGCGGGCGGCGGGGAGAAGTACGTCGAGCGGCACCGGAAGCGGGGCAAGCTGCTCGCCCGGGAGCGGATCGAGCTGCTGCTCGACCTGGACACCCCCTTCCTGGAGCTGTCGCCGCTGGCGGCCTGGGGGAGCGACTACACGGTCGGCGCCTCCCTCGTCACCGGCATCGGCGTGGTCGAGGGCGTGGAGTGCCTGATCACCGCCAACGACCCGACCGTGCGCGGCGGCGCCAGCAACCCGTGGAGCCTGAAGAAGGCCCTGCGGGCGAACGACATCGCGCTCGCCAACCGGCTGCCCTGCATCTCCCTGGTGGAGTCGGGCGGCGCCGACCTGCCGTCGCAGAAGGAGATCTTCATCCCCGGGGGTGCGATCTTCCGGGACCTGACCCGGCTCTCCGCCGCCGGGGTCCCGACGATCGCGGTCGTCTTCGGCAACTCCACCGCCGGCGGCGCCTACATCCCCGGCATGTCCGACCACGTGCTCATGGTCAAGGAGCGGGCGAAGGTCTTCCTCGGCGGGCCGCCGCTGGTGAAGATGGCCACCGGCGAGGAGAGCGACGACGAGTCCCTGGGCGGCGCCGGGATGCACGCGCGCGTGTCGGGCCTCGCCGACTACTTCGCCGTCGACGAGCCGGACGCGCTGCGGCAGGCGCGGCGGGTCGTGGCCCGCCTCAACCACCGCAAGGCGTACCCCGATCCGGGCCCGGCCGAGCCACCCAAGTACGACCCCGAGGAACTGCTCGGCATCGTCCCCGGCGACCTCAAGATCCCCTTCGACCCGCGCGAGGTCATCGCCCGGATCGTCGACGCCTCCGACTTCGACGAGTTCAAGCCGCTGTACGGCACCAGCCTGGTCACCGGCTGGGCCGCCCTGCACGGCTACCCGGTCGGCATCCTCGCCAACGCGCAGGGCGTGCTGTTCAGCGCGGAGTCGCAGAAGGCCGCCCAGTTCATCCAGCTCGCCAACCAGCGCGACATCCCGCTGCTGTTCCTGCACAACACCACCGGCTACATGGTCGGCAAGGACTACGAGCAGGGCGGGATCATCAAGCACGGCGCGATGATGATCAACGCGGTCAGCAACAGCCGCGTCCCGCACCTGTCCGTGCTCATGGGCGCCTCCTACGGCGCCGGGCACTACGGCATGTGCGGGCGCGCCTACGACCCCCGCTTCCTGTTCGCCTGGCCCAGCGCCAAGTCCGCCGTCATGGGCCCGCAGCAGCTCGCCGGCGTGCTCTCCATCGTCGCCCGGCAGTCGGCGGCGGCCAAGGGGCAGCCGTACGACGAGGACGCGGACGCCGCCCTGCGCGCCATGGTGGAGCAGCAGATCGAGTCCGAATCGCTGCCGATGTTCCTGTCCGGGCGGCTGTACGACGACGGCGTCATCGACCCCCGCGACACCCGCACCGTCCTCGGCCTGTGCCTGTCCGCGATCCACACCGCCCCCTACGAGGGCGCGCGCGGCGGCTTCGGCGTCTTCCGGATGTGAGGAACATGATCCAGACACTGCTGGTCGCCAACCGGGGCGAGATCGCCTGCCGGATCGTGCGCACCTGCCGCGCGGCGGGGATCCGCACGGTCGCCGTGCACTCGGACGCCGACGAGAACGCACTCCACACGCGCGTGGCCGACACGGCGGTACGGCTGCCGGGCGCGGCCCCGGCGGAGACCTACCTGCGCGGCGACCTGATCGTGAAGGCCGCCCTCGCCGCCGGCGCGGACGCCGTGCACCCCGGCTACGGCTTCCTCTCCGAGAACGCCGACTTCGCCCGCGCCGTCCTCGACGCCGGACTCACCTGGATCGGCCCGTCCCCCGAGGCCATCGAGGCGATGGCGTCCAAGACCCGGGCCAAACGCCTGATGGGGCTCGAGCCCCTCACCGACGTCACCGAGGCCGACCTGCCGGTGCTGGTGAAGGCGGCCGCCGGCGGCGGAGGGCGCGGCATGCGGATCGTACGCCGCCTGGACGAGCTGAGCGCCGCGCTCCAGGCCGCGCGCGCCGAGGCCGCGAGCGCCTTCGGCGACGGCGAGGTCTTCGTCGAGCCCTACCTGGAGCACGGCCGCCACGTCGAGGTGCAGATCCTCGCCGACACCCACGGCACCGTCTGGGCCCTCGGCACCCGCGACTGCTCCCTCCAGCGCCGCCACCAGAAGGTGATCGAGGAGGCCCCGGCGCCCGGCCTCTCCGACGCGCTCACCGAGGAACTCCGCACACTGGCCGTACGCGCCGCCCGCGCCGTCGACTACACGGGCGCCGGCACCGTCGAGTTCCTCGTCGCCGACGGCCGCGCCCACTTCCTGGAGATGAACACCCGCCTCCAGGTCGAACACCCCGTCACGGAAGAGGTGTTCGGCCTCGACCTGGTCGCCGAGCAGATCCGCGTCGCGGAGGGCCACGCCCTCGACGAGGAACCCCCACGCCCACGCGGCCACGCCGTCGAGGCCCGCCTGTACGCCGAGGACCCCGCCCACGACTGGGCCCCGCAGACCGGCACCCTGCACCGCCTCGCCGTACCGGCCGGCGTCCGCCTGGACACCGGCTACACCGACGGCGACACCATCGGCGTCCACTACGACCCCATGCTCGCCAAGGTGATCGCCCACGCGCCCACGCGCGCGGAGGCCGTCCGCCGGCTCGCCGGAGCACTCGAGAGCGCGGAGATCCACGGCCCGGCCACCAACCGCGACCTGCTCGTCCGCTCCCTGCGGCACGAGGAGTTCACCGCGGCCCGCATGGACACCGGCTTCTACGACCGCCACCTCACCGCACTCACCGAGCCCGCCCCCGACCCGCACGCACCGCTCGCCGCCGCCCTCGCCGACGCCCACGGCCGCTCCCGCTTCGGCGGCTGGCGCAACCTGCCCTCCGGGCCGCAGGTCAAGCGGTACGCGATGGCGGGACAGGAGCACGAGGTCCGCTACCGGCACACCCGGCAGGGCCTCACGGCCGACGGGGTGCGGGTCGTGCACGCCGACGCGCGCCTGGTCGTCCTCGACGTGGACGGCGTGGAGCGCAGGTTCACGGTGGCTGCGTACGGCGACGAGATCCACGTGGGCGCCGCCCGCCTCACCGCCCTGCCCCGCTTCCCCGACCCCGCCGCCCAGCTCGCACCAGGGTCCCTGGTGGCCCCGATGCCGGGCACGGTCGTCCGCGTCGCCGAGGGCCTCCAGGAAGGGGCGGCCGTCCGGGCGGGCCAGCCCCTGATCTGGCTGGAGGCGATGAAGATGCAGCACCAGATCTCGGCGCCGGTCACCGGTGTGCTCAGCAGTCTGCAGGCGAAGACCGGTCAGCAGGTGGAGCCGGGAACGCTGCTCGCCGTCGTGCAGGAACCCTCTTCCTAGGAGCCCCATGTCTCCCGTCATCGAAACCGAAGAGCACAAAGCCCTCCGCTCCGCCGTGGCGGCCCTCGGCACACGCTACGGCCGCGACTACCTGCTCCAGGCCGTCGCCGAGGGAAAGCCGCCGGCCGAACTCTGGTCCGAAGCGGGCAAACTCGGCTACCTCGGCGTCAACCTCCCCGAGGAGCACGGCGGCGGGGGCGGCGGCATCACCGAACTGGCCATCGTCCTGGAGGAGCTGGGCGCCACCGGCTCCCCCCTCCTCATGCTGATCGTCTCCCCGGCCATCTGCGGCACCGTGATCTCCCGCTTCGGCACGGAGGAACAGAAACGCGCCTGGCTGCCCGGCATAGCCGACGGCACCCGCCTCATGGCCTTCGGCATCACCGAACCCGACGCCGGCTCCAACAGCCACCGCATCACCACCACCGCCCGCCGCGACGGCGCCGACTGGCTGCTCACCGGCCGCAAGGTCTTCGTCTCCGGCGTCGACATCGCCGACGCCGTCCTGATCGTCGGCCGCACCGAGGACGCCAGGACCGGCCGGCTCAAGCCCTGCCTGTTCATCGTCCCCACCGACGCGCCCGGCTTCCAGAAGCGGCCCATCGACATGGAACTCAGCGCCGCCGAGAAGCAGTTCGAGCTGGTCCTTGACGACGTACGGCTCCCCGCCGACGCACTCGTCGGTGGGGGCCCCTCCCACGCTTTCGGCAGTGGGGGAGAGGACGCCGGCCTGCTGCACCTGTTCGCCGGACTCAACCCCGAGCGCGTCATGACCGCAGCCTTCGCCATCGGCATGGGCCGCTACGCGCTGGCCAAGGCGATCGAGTACGCCCGCGACCGCACCGTCTGGAAAACCCCCATCGGCGCCCACCAGGCCATCGCCCACCCGCTGGCGCAGGCCCACATCGACCTCGAACTGGCCCGGCTGATGATGCAGAAGGCGGCCCACCTCTACGACACCGGCGACGACATCGGCGCCGGCGAGGCCGCCAACATGGCCAAGTACGCGGCCGGGGAAGCCTGCGTGAAGGCCGTCGACCAGGCCGTGCACACCCTCGGCGGCAACGGGCTCACCCGCGAGTTCGGGCTCGCCTCGCTGATAACGGCCGCGCGCGTGGCTCGTATCGCACCGGTGAGCCGGGAGATGATTCTCAACTACGTCTCCCACCAGACCCTCGGTCTGCCCAAGTCGTACTGAGCCCAGCCGCCTGGAGGAACCGTGTTCCGCAGCGAGTACGCAGACGTCCCGCCCGTAGAACTCCCCATCCACGAAGCCGTCCTGGGCCACGCCGCCGACTTCGGCGACCACCCCGCCCTCGTCGACGGCACGGACGGCACCACCCTCACGTACGAGCAGCTGGACCGGTTCCACCGGCGCATCGCCGCCGGACTCGCCGACGCGGGCGTCCGCAAGGGCGACGTCCTCGCCCTGCACAGCCCCAACACGATCACCTTCCCCACCGCCTTCTACGCCGCCACACGCGCGGGCGCCTCCGTCACCACGGCCCACCCCCTCGCCACCGCCGGGGAGTTCGCCACACAACTCGGCGACAGCGGCGCCCGCTGGATCGTCACCGTCTCCCCGCTGCTGGAGACGGCCCGCCGCGCCGCCGGACTCGCCGGCGGCATCAGGGAGATCTTCGTGTGCGACAGCGCACCCGGACACCGCTCCCTCACCGACATGCTCGCCGCCACCGCCCCCGAACCGCGGCCCGGCATCGACCCCGCCGAGGACATCGCCGCACTGCCGTACTCCTCCGGCACCACCGGCATCCCCAAGGGCGTGATGCTCACCCACCGGCAGATCGCCACCAACCTGGCCCAGCTCGAGCCCGCCGTCCCGGCCGGACCCGGCGACCGCATCCTCGCCGTCCTGCCGTTCTTCCACATCTACGGCCTCACCGCCCTCATGAACGCCCCCCTGCGCAAGGGCGCCACCGTGGTCGTCCTGCCCCGCTTCGACCTCGAGACCTTCCTCGCCGCCATCGAGGGCCACCGCATCACCGGTCTGTACGTCGCCCCGCCGATCGTCCTCGCCCTCGCCAAGCACCCCGCGGTCGCCCACTACGACCTGTCCTCCCTGAAGTACGTCATCAGCGCCGCCGCCCCCCTCGACGCCCACCTCGCCCGCGCCTGCTCCGAGCGGCTCGGCCTGCCCCCGATCGGCCAGGCCTACGGCATGACGGAACTCTCCCCGGGCACCCACGTCGTCCCGCTCGACCGCCTCCACGACGCCCCCGCCGGCACCGTCGGCAGGCTCATCGCCGGCACCGAGATGCGGATCGTCTCCCTCGACGACCCCGGCAAGGACCTCGGCACCGGCGAATCCGGCGAGATCCTCATCCGCGGCCCCCAGGTCATGAAGGGCTACCTCGGCCGCCCCGACGCCACCGCCGCCATGATCGACCCCGACGGCTGGCTGCACACCGGCGACGTCGGGCACGTCGATGCCGACGGCTGGCTGTACGTCGTCGACCGGGTCAAGGAACTCATCAAGTACAAGGGCTTCCAGGTGGCCCCCGCCGAACTCGAGGCCCTGCTGCTCACCCACCCCGGCATCGCCGACGCCGCCGTCATCGGCTCCCGCAACGCCGACGGCAACGAGATCCCGCACGCCTTCGTCGTCCGCCGCGCCGGCACGCTCACCGAGAACGAGATCATGCTCCACGTCGCCGAACGCGTCGCCCCCTACAAACGCATCCGCAAGGTCACCTTCATCGACACCGTCCCCCGCGCCGCCTCCGGCAAGATCCTCCGCCGGGAACTGAGGGAGCACCCGTGACCCCGATCAGCCGCACCCGTGCGCGTGCCGTCGAGACCATCAGCCTCGACGCCGCCGGCACCCGCAACGCCCTCTCCGCCGCCCTCGTCACCGGCCTCGCCGACGCCCTCACCGACTGCGGCAAGGACCCCGACGTACGCGCCGTCGTCCTCACCCACACCGGCACCACCTTCTGCGCCGGCGCCGACCTGCGCGACCCACCCGACCCCGCCGCCCTGGT
This genomic interval from Streptomyces sp. NBC_00557 contains the following:
- a CDS encoding TIGR03084 family metal-binding protein, translating into MADPTPVIDDLCAETDELDRLVAELRPEQWSLATPAPGWTVAHQIAHLHWTDRSALVAVTDPDAFQTLVEKALAAPDSFVDEGAEEGARRPPAELLRAWREGRAALDRALRGAPPGARFPWYGPPMSAASMATARLMETWAHGLDVAEALGVVRPPTDRLRHVARLGVRTRDFAYTVHGLTPPAEEFRVELTSPTGELWAYGPESAHQRVTGPALDFCLLVTQRAHRADLALTAVGPDAGRWLDIAQAFAGPPGGGRPPKGAER
- a CDS encoding acyclic terpene utilization AtuA family protein produces the protein MNPLRIGNFSGFYGDRAGALREMLTGGEVDVLTGDYLAELTMLILARDRLKDPGAGYARTFPRQLEDCLGLAHDRGVRIVTNAGGLNPAGLASDIRALAGRLRIPARVAHVEGDDLTASHPGALAAHAYLGGFGIAECLRAGADIVVTGRVTDAALVTGPAAAHFGWGPREYDRLAGAVVAGHVLECGTQATGGNYAFFREGDVRRPGFPLAEIHADGGSVITKHPGSGGFVDTGTVTAQLLYETSGGRYAGPDVTARLDTVRLSQDGPDRVRIGGVRGEAPPPTLKVGLNRLGGFRNEVVFVLTGLDIEAKAGLVREQLSDALAKSPPAEVRWELVRTDRADAGTEETASALLRLVVRDPDERVVGRALSGAAVELALASYPGFHVLSPPGKGSPYGVFEDVYVPHGAVDHVAVLHDGRRVPVAPPQETRPLDAVPEPALPDPLPPGPARRAPLGLVAGARSGDKGGNANVGVWVRTDEAWRWLAHELTAERFRQLIPESRDLPVTRHLLPNLRAVNFVVEGILGAGVAAQARFDPQAKALGEWLRSRHLDIPEVLL
- a CDS encoding acyl-CoA carboxylase subunit beta, with product MTVLHTSLDTASPDYRANRDAMLDKLAALDAEHAKALAGGGEKYVERHRKRGKLLARERIELLLDLDTPFLELSPLAAWGSDYTVGASLVTGIGVVEGVECLITANDPTVRGGASNPWSLKKALRANDIALANRLPCISLVESGGADLPSQKEIFIPGGAIFRDLTRLSAAGVPTIAVVFGNSTAGGAYIPGMSDHVLMVKERAKVFLGGPPLVKMATGEESDDESLGGAGMHARVSGLADYFAVDEPDALRQARRVVARLNHRKAYPDPGPAEPPKYDPEELLGIVPGDLKIPFDPREVIARIVDASDFDEFKPLYGTSLVTGWAALHGYPVGILANAQGVLFSAESQKAAQFIQLANQRDIPLLFLHNTTGYMVGKDYEQGGIIKHGAMMINAVSNSRVPHLSVLMGASYGAGHYGMCGRAYDPRFLFAWPSAKSAVMGPQQLAGVLSIVARQSAAAKGQPYDEDADAALRAMVEQQIESESLPMFLSGRLYDDGVIDPRDTRTVLGLCLSAIHTAPYEGARGGFGVFRM
- a CDS encoding acetyl/propionyl/methylcrotonyl-CoA carboxylase subunit alpha, translating into MIQTLLVANRGEIACRIVRTCRAAGIRTVAVHSDADENALHTRVADTAVRLPGAAPAETYLRGDLIVKAALAAGADAVHPGYGFLSENADFARAVLDAGLTWIGPSPEAIEAMASKTRAKRLMGLEPLTDVTEADLPVLVKAAAGGGGRGMRIVRRLDELSAALQAARAEAASAFGDGEVFVEPYLEHGRHVEVQILADTHGTVWALGTRDCSLQRRHQKVIEEAPAPGLSDALTEELRTLAVRAARAVDYTGAGTVEFLVADGRAHFLEMNTRLQVEHPVTEEVFGLDLVAEQIRVAEGHALDEEPPRPRGHAVEARLYAEDPAHDWAPQTGTLHRLAVPAGVRLDTGYTDGDTIGVHYDPMLAKVIAHAPTRAEAVRRLAGALESAEIHGPATNRDLLVRSLRHEEFTAARMDTGFYDRHLTALTEPAPDPHAPLAAALADAHGRSRFGGWRNLPSGPQVKRYAMAGQEHEVRYRHTRQGLTADGVRVVHADARLVVLDVDGVERRFTVAAYGDEIHVGAARLTALPRFPDPAAQLAPGSLVAPMPGTVVRVAEGLQEGAAVRAGQPLIWLEAMKMQHQISAPVTGVLSSLQAKTGQQVEPGTLLAVVQEPSS
- a CDS encoding acyl-CoA dehydrogenase family protein; translation: MSPVIETEEHKALRSAVAALGTRYGRDYLLQAVAEGKPPAELWSEAGKLGYLGVNLPEEHGGGGGGITELAIVLEELGATGSPLLMLIVSPAICGTVISRFGTEEQKRAWLPGIADGTRLMAFGITEPDAGSNSHRITTTARRDGADWLLTGRKVFVSGVDIADAVLIVGRTEDARTGRLKPCLFIVPTDAPGFQKRPIDMELSAAEKQFELVLDDVRLPADALVGGGPSHAFGSGGEDAGLLHLFAGLNPERVMTAAFAIGMGRYALAKAIEYARDRTVWKTPIGAHQAIAHPLAQAHIDLELARLMMQKAAHLYDTGDDIGAGEAANMAKYAAGEACVKAVDQAVHTLGGNGLTREFGLASLITAARVARIAPVSREMILNYVSHQTLGLPKSY
- a CDS encoding 4-coumarate--CoA ligase family protein produces the protein MFRSEYADVPPVELPIHEAVLGHAADFGDHPALVDGTDGTTLTYEQLDRFHRRIAAGLADAGVRKGDVLALHSPNTITFPTAFYAATRAGASVTTAHPLATAGEFATQLGDSGARWIVTVSPLLETARRAAGLAGGIREIFVCDSAPGHRSLTDMLAATAPEPRPGIDPAEDIAALPYSSGTTGIPKGVMLTHRQIATNLAQLEPAVPAGPGDRILAVLPFFHIYGLTALMNAPLRKGATVVVLPRFDLETFLAAIEGHRITGLYVAPPIVLALAKHPAVAHYDLSSLKYVISAAAPLDAHLARACSERLGLPPIGQAYGMTELSPGTHVVPLDRLHDAPAGTVGRLIAGTEMRIVSLDDPGKDLGTGESGEILIRGPQVMKGYLGRPDATAAMIDPDGWLHTGDVGHVDADGWLYVVDRVKELIKYKGFQVAPAELEALLLTHPGIADAAVIGSRNADGNEIPHAFVVRRAGTLTENEIMLHVAERVAPYKRIRKVTFIDTVPRAASGKILRRELREHP